From Deinococcus aquaticus, one genomic window encodes:
- the argB gene encoding acetylglutamate kinase encodes MIVKYGGNAMKSLELRRAVAAEIAALRAEYPVVVVHGGGPVIERELAARGVTSEFRGGLRVTTPQAMDVVEMALCQLNKQLSQDVGGAVGLMGRDSDLLRAEVLDPELGRVGRVTGVNAGLLRTLLGAGITPVLGCVAVGPDGEALNVNADTAAGAVAGALNDGIVFLTDVNGVYRAYPDPDSRAATLTRAEVEGGIAQGWIAGGMIPKVRAALDALDRGAPFAVIASGMQAGVLAAAARGEAGTRITP; translated from the coding sequence GTGATCGTCAAGTACGGTGGGAATGCCATGAAAAGCCTGGAGTTGCGGCGCGCGGTCGCGGCCGAGATTGCCGCGCTGCGCGCCGAGTACCCGGTCGTGGTCGTGCACGGGGGCGGCCCGGTCATCGAGCGGGAACTCGCGGCGCGCGGCGTGACCAGCGAATTTCGCGGCGGGCTGCGCGTGACCACGCCGCAGGCGATGGACGTGGTCGAGATGGCGCTGTGTCAGCTGAACAAGCAGCTCTCGCAGGACGTGGGGGGCGCCGTGGGCCTGATGGGCCGCGACAGTGACCTGCTGCGCGCCGAGGTGCTGGACCCCGAACTGGGCCGCGTGGGCCGCGTGACGGGCGTGAACGCCGGGCTGCTGCGCACGCTGCTGGGGGCGGGAATCACGCCCGTGCTGGGCTGCGTGGCGGTCGGCCCGGACGGCGAGGCCCTGAACGTGAACGCCGACACCGCCGCCGGGGCCGTGGCGGGCGCCCTGAACGACGGCATCGTGTTCCTGACCGACGTGAACGGCGTTTACCGCGCCTACCCTGACCCGGACAGCCGCGCCGCGACCCTCACCCGCGCCGAGGTCGAGGGGGGTATTGCGCAGGGCTGGATCGCGGGCGGCATGATTCCCAAGGTGCGCGCCGCGCTGGACGCCCTGGACCGGGGCGCGCCGTTCGCGGTGATCGCCAGCGGCATGCAGGCCGGTGTGCTGGCCGCCGCCGCGCGGGGCGAGGCCGGCACGCGCATCACGCCCTGA
- a CDS encoding GNAT family N-acetyltransferase has product MNVTPLALHHAPLLHRLYTSAPGYFDLISARVPSLSEVQRDVEIALLDPRRSLALVHDDHGDLIGSLDCKRDYPEAGDLTINLLLIREDRQSQGLGEQVVRHLESHAPPGTTRILASVLGDNPRGARFWERLGYSFTLDARPVMSWYARPLNRAPLNGPGAPLTVASD; this is encoded by the coding sequence TTGAACGTTACGCCGCTGGCGCTGCATCACGCGCCGCTGCTTCACCGTCTGTACACGTCCGCCCCCGGTTACTTCGACCTGATCAGTGCGCGCGTGCCGTCCCTCAGCGAAGTGCAGCGGGACGTGGAAATCGCCCTGCTGGACCCCCGGCGGTCCCTGGCACTCGTGCACGACGATCACGGCGACCTGATCGGCAGTCTGGACTGCAAACGCGACTACCCGGAAGCGGGCGACCTGACCATCAACCTGCTCCTGATCCGCGAGGACCGGCAGTCGCAGGGCCTGGGTGAACAGGTGGTGCGGCACCTGGAATCGCACGCCCCGCCCGGCACCACCCGCATCCTGGCCAGCGTGCTGGGCGACAACCCGCGCGGCGCGCGCTTCTGGGAGCGGTTGGGGTACTCCTTTACCCTGGACGCCCGCCCGGTCATGAGCTGGTACGCCAGACCCCTGAACCGCGCCCCACTGAACGGTCCCGGCGCGCCCCTGACCGTCGCCAGCGACTGA
- a CDS encoding VanW family protein — MKRLLTTLTLALVATAHAADFKLILKDEASTIQKGELKTTAVVKSWAVPAAGVKATRKVKRLSTTITPILDRMEKAINARQAKPAVFRNVKGSWVATDQTGWTLDRATTKANLLKAILAGKDTAQVEVKRTQPGRSVKVLAQRGVLWHVATGQSSYAGSPDFREKNILVGASKLDNFFIAPGHEFNFNEEIGQIDASTGFVKGFVISGGTLTREDGGGICQVSTTVFRALYQAGLPITERHEHSHRVSYYDPVGYEATVYAPSKNLRMKNDTGKHLFIQASWDTARETLRFDVFGANTGRDVTISRPVITDFKAPADPSYSPDDRVARGGRRLLDQPMQGMTSVIRRTIKAGGKTISSDTLKSVYKPWGAVYGVNPADPRLKQ, encoded by the coding sequence GTGAAGCGTCTCCTGACCACCCTGACCCTCGCCCTGGTCGCCACGGCGCACGCCGCCGACTTCAAACTCATCCTGAAGGACGAGGCCAGCACCATCCAGAAAGGCGAACTGAAGACCACGGCCGTCGTGAAATCCTGGGCGGTGCCTGCCGCCGGCGTCAAGGCGACCCGCAAGGTGAAGCGCCTCAGCACCACCATCACGCCCATCCTCGACCGGATGGAAAAGGCCATCAACGCCCGTCAGGCAAAACCCGCCGTGTTCCGCAACGTGAAGGGCAGCTGGGTCGCCACCGACCAGACCGGCTGGACCCTGGACCGCGCCACCACCAAAGCCAACCTCCTGAAAGCCATCCTGGCCGGCAAGGACACCGCGCAGGTCGAGGTGAAACGCACCCAGCCGGGCCGCAGCGTGAAGGTGCTGGCGCAGCGGGGCGTGCTGTGGCACGTCGCCACCGGCCAGAGCAGCTACGCGGGCAGCCCGGACTTCCGCGAGAAGAACATCCTGGTGGGCGCCAGCAAACTGGATAACTTCTTCATCGCGCCCGGCCACGAATTCAACTTCAACGAGGAAATCGGGCAGATCGACGCCAGCACCGGCTTCGTGAAAGGCTTCGTGATCAGCGGCGGCACCCTGACCAGGGAGGACGGCGGCGGCATCTGCCAGGTCAGCACCACCGTCTTCCGCGCGCTGTACCAGGCGGGCCTGCCCATCACCGAGCGCCACGAGCACAGTCACCGCGTGTCGTACTACGACCCCGTCGGGTACGAGGCCACCGTGTACGCGCCCAGCAAGAACCTGCGCATGAAGAACGACACCGGCAAGCACCTGTTCATCCAGGCCAGCTGGGACACCGCGCGCGAGACGCTGCGCTTCGACGTGTTCGGCGCGAACACCGGCCGCGACGTGACCATCAGCCGACCCGTCATCACGGACTTCAAGGCGCCCGCCGACCCCAGTTACAGCCCCGACGACCGCGTGGCGCGCGGGGGCCGCCGCCTGCTCGACCAGCCCATGCAGGGCATGACCAGCGTCATCAGGCGCACTATCAAGGCCGGCGGCAAGACCATCAGCAGCGACACCCTGAAAAGCGTGTACAAACCCTGGGGAGCCGTGTACGGCGTGAACCCCGCCGACCCCCGACTCAAGCAGTAA
- the purE gene encoding 5-(carboxyamino)imidazole ribonucleotide mutase yields MRAVNDLAVQAAPRVGVVMGSRSDFETMQGALDTLRDLGVPYEVRVLSAHRTPELLSTYGARAERLGLACIIAGAGGAAHLPGMLAAFTRVPVLGVPVQSRALSGQDSLLSIVQMPAGVPVATFAIGAAGAKNAALFAAAMLATTDETVRARLDAFRAAQTQAVLDDPFFDGHPQAGEA; encoded by the coding sequence ATGCGGGCCGTGAACGATCTTGCAGTCCAGGCCGCCCCCCGGGTGGGCGTCGTGATGGGAAGCCGCAGCGATTTCGAGACCATGCAGGGCGCGCTGGACACCCTGCGGGACCTGGGTGTGCCGTACGAGGTGCGGGTGCTGTCCGCGCACCGCACGCCGGAACTGCTGTCCACGTACGGCGCGCGGGCCGAGCGGCTGGGCCTTGCGTGCATCATCGCGGGGGCGGGCGGCGCGGCGCATCTGCCGGGCATGCTGGCGGCGTTCACGCGCGTGCCGGTGCTGGGCGTGCCGGTGCAGTCCCGCGCCCTGAGCGGCCAGGACAGCCTGCTGAGCATCGTGCAGATGCCGGCCGGGGTGCCCGTGGCGACCTTCGCGATCGGCGCGGCAGGCGCGAAGAACGCGGCACTGTTTGCAGCGGCGATGCTGGCCACGACCGACGAAACGGTGCGCGCCCGCCTGGACGCCTTCCGGGCCGCGCAGACGCAGGCGGTGCTGGACGACCCGTTCTTCGACGGGCACCCGCAGGCGGGCGAGGCATGA
- a CDS encoding tRNA dihydrouridine synthase: protein MTGFTPTPGFYAARLARPGAVLAPMAGYSDAPMRQLAAEQGALWTVSEMISARGLMGGGDTEKLNLGRPYPGEQERVVQLFGAESDVLAGAVARAEAWFQPAAIDLNMGCPVPKIRGKGGACLLQTPEVAYELVSAMRQATRLDVSAKIRLGWDHDRSVEVAQGLEAAGAALITVHGRTSAQRYTGQADWEAIARVAASVRVPVVGSGDILTPAQARERQRMGVAAVMIGRGSVGNPWIFRALVSGQDDLPDAYTRARTALRHAELQTRFYDDDTGRLTLRPLRKVLPQYLPDYPDLRDDLVQVVTVEDVRRVLQPLLDGAADGPDAGSDRAAITVTPNGYTVSHS, encoded by the coding sequence ATGACCGGTTTCACCCCCACCCCTGGCTTTTACGCCGCCCGACTGGCCCGGCCCGGCGCGGTCCTGGCTCCCATGGCCGGGTACAGCGACGCGCCCATGCGGCAACTCGCGGCCGAGCAGGGCGCCCTGTGGACCGTCAGCGAGATGATCAGCGCGCGCGGCCTGATGGGCGGCGGCGACACCGAGAAACTGAACCTGGGCCGCCCGTACCCCGGCGAGCAGGAGCGCGTCGTGCAGCTGTTCGGCGCGGAGAGCGACGTGCTGGCCGGAGCGGTCGCCCGCGCCGAGGCGTGGTTCCAGCCGGCCGCCATCGACCTGAACATGGGCTGCCCCGTGCCCAAGATTCGCGGGAAGGGCGGCGCGTGCCTGCTCCAGACGCCCGAGGTGGCCTACGAACTGGTCAGCGCCATGCGGCAGGCCACCCGCCTGGACGTGAGTGCCAAGATCCGCCTCGGCTGGGATCACGACCGCAGCGTGGAGGTCGCGCAGGGCCTGGAGGCCGCCGGGGCCGCGCTGATCACCGTGCACGGCCGCACCAGTGCCCAGCGGTACACCGGGCAGGCCGACTGGGAGGCCATTGCGCGCGTGGCGGCCAGCGTGCGTGTGCCGGTGGTGGGCAGCGGCGACATCCTGACGCCCGCCCAGGCCCGTGAGCGGCAGCGGATGGGCGTGGCGGCCGTGATGATCGGGCGCGGTTCGGTCGGGAACCCGTGGATCTTCCGGGCGCTCGTGAGCGGTCAGGACGACCTGCCGGACGCGTACACGCGCGCCCGCACGGCGCTGCGGCACGCCGAGTTGCAGACCCGCTTCTACGACGACGACACGGGCCGCCTGACGCTGCGCCCCCTGCGCAAGGTGCTGCCGCAGTACCTGCCGGACTACCCGGACCTGCGGGACGACCTCGTGCAGGTCGTGACGGTGGAAGACGTGCGGCGCGTGCTGCAGCCCCTGCTGGACGGCGCTGCGGACGGCCCGGACGCCGGAAGTGACCGAGCGGCCATAACAGTCACTCCGAACGGGTATACTGTGAGTCATTCATGA
- a CDS encoding S1C family serine protease has product MRASPWLPVLLILALAAYLLPDAKLPFGQPSFQVGPAPQAQAPALPNQLGADTREVFTASRPATVRVESLNPDTRNAGLGTGFFISQDGLVLTAYHVVSGGRLFQISTLSGKTYPATVTAFDAQADVAVLQVTRAPGGGFPFLPLAPRAPRVGEAVLAIGNSGGDYLQPRQGTLLGLNAQAGRADFPQGTLEMSAPLSPGDSGGPILDPTGQVIGVVSYISLDGSGQTRRSYAVPVVEGGPLIAALRRGEKKDVPVVGLLFDLVHSGQGGLDGAVISGVARRSPAERAGLRGSTFDAQDNLTALGDIVTSVNGQRTRDADQVIAAIRRARVGDTVTLGYTRDGEARTAQITLVPKASVPDLQE; this is encoded by the coding sequence GTGCGTGCCTCGCCCTGGCTTCCGGTTCTGTTGATCCTCGCGCTGGCCGCCTACCTGCTGCCAGACGCGAAGCTGCCGTTCGGCCAGCCCTCCTTCCAGGTGGGTCCGGCCCCGCAGGCGCAGGCTCCGGCGCTGCCCAACCAGCTGGGCGCCGATACGCGCGAGGTGTTCACGGCCTCGCGCCCGGCCACGGTGCGCGTGGAGAGCCTGAACCCCGACACCCGCAACGCGGGCCTGGGCACCGGCTTCTTCATCAGCCAGGACGGACTGGTGCTCACGGCGTACCACGTGGTCAGCGGCGGGCGGCTGTTCCAGATCAGTACCCTGAGCGGCAAGACGTACCCGGCCACCGTGACGGCCTTCGACGCGCAGGCCGACGTGGCCGTACTGCAGGTCACGCGCGCTCCGGGCGGCGGGTTCCCGTTCCTGCCGCTGGCACCCCGCGCGCCCCGCGTGGGCGAGGCGGTCCTGGCCATCGGGAACAGCGGCGGCGATTACCTGCAACCCCGCCAGGGCACCCTGCTGGGCCTGAACGCGCAGGCGGGCCGCGCGGACTTCCCGCAGGGCACCCTGGAAATGAGTGCGCCCCTCTCGCCCGGCGACAGCGGCGGCCCGATCCTCGACCCGACCGGGCAGGTGATCGGCGTGGTCAGTTACATCAGCCTGGACGGCAGCGGCCAGACACGCCGCAGTTACGCCGTGCCAGTCGTCGAGGGTGGCCCGCTGATCGCCGCGTTGCGCCGGGGTGAGAAGAAGGACGTGCCGGTCGTGGGCTTGCTGTTCGACCTGGTTCACAGCGGCCAGGGCGGCCTGGACGGCGCAGTGATCAGCGGCGTGGCCCGCCGCAGTCCCGCCGAGCGCGCCGGTCTGCGCGGCAGTACCTTCGACGCGCAGGACAACCTGACGGCCCTGGGGGACATCGTGACCAGCGTGAACGGACAGCGCACCCGCGACGCCGATCAGGTCATTGCCGCCATCCGCCGCGCCCGCGTGGGGGACACGGTCACGCTCGGGTACACCCGTGACGGCGAGGCCCGCACCGCGCAGATCACCCTGGTGCCCAAGGCCAGCGTGCCCGACCTTCAGGAGTGA
- a CDS encoding aldose 1-epimerase has protein sequence MTASQPDLEVLRVSNGAFELDVLPGLGASVLNLRAASGRPVMRHVELSDVQTSSQCASFTLLPFSNRIRDAHFTFAGREVQLRVNTKDGLAQHGDVRNRPWQVERVSDSHLRCTFDSRAFADINWPWAFTAQVEYRLHGLHFDTTVTLTNEDAAAMPAGLGLHPYFARMQEGVDPALQVGAELIYDTDERQLTLGEARPVQPAEDYRTPTPVGERHIDRTYTAWDGVARLDWGERALTVTADNVYSHVVVFTAPDGSLAIEPVSHATDAFNLAARGVAGVDLRVLEPGQSLAGTARVTLEGNW, from the coding sequence GTGACGGCAAGCCAGCCGGACCTGGAGGTGCTGCGCGTCTCGAACGGGGCGTTCGAGTTGGATGTCCTGCCGGGACTGGGAGCCAGCGTGCTGAATCTGCGCGCCGCGTCGGGCCGCCCGGTCATGCGGCACGTGGAGTTATCGGACGTGCAGACCAGCAGTCAGTGCGCCAGTTTCACGCTGCTGCCGTTCAGTAACCGCATCCGGGACGCGCACTTCACGTTCGCGGGCCGCGAGGTGCAGCTGCGGGTGAACACGAAAGACGGGCTGGCGCAGCACGGGGACGTACGCAACCGCCCGTGGCAGGTCGAGCGGGTATCGGACTCGCACCTGCGCTGTACGTTCGACAGCCGGGCCTTTGCGGACATCAACTGGCCGTGGGCGTTCACGGCGCAGGTCGAGTACCGCCTGCACGGCCTGCACTTCGATACGACCGTCACCCTGACGAACGAGGACGCTGCGGCCATGCCCGCCGGGCTGGGCCTGCACCCGTACTTCGCGCGCATGCAGGAGGGCGTGGACCCGGCGCTACAGGTGGGCGCGGAGCTGATCTACGACACTGACGAACGCCAGTTGACGCTGGGCGAGGCCCGCCCCGTGCAGCCCGCCGAGGATTACCGGACGCCCACGCCGGTTGGCGAGCGGCACATCGACCGCACCTATACCGCCTGGGACGGCGTGGCCCGCCTGGACTGGGGCGAGCGGGCACTGACAGTCACGGCCGACAACGTGTACTCGCACGTGGTCGTGTTCACCGCCCCGGACGGCAGCCTGGCTATCGAGCCGGTGTCACACGCGACCGACGCTTTCAACCTCGCGGCGCGGGGCGTGGCAGGCGTGGACCTGCGCGTCCTGGAACCCGGTCAGAGCCTCGCGGGCACGGCGCGCGTGACGCTGGAAGGCAACTGGTAA
- the rlmB gene encoding 23S rRNA (guanosine(2251)-2'-O)-methyltransferase RlmB, giving the protein MLLYGRNPVLEALQDGRVSEVLVARGVEEAFVAQLKASGVKLRFAPRIELDQLAGTTQHQGVMAEVEDMAWAEVDDILALAEQRGEDLLIVLLDGITDPRNFGAIIRSAEVLGAHGVVVEERRSAPLSPVVAKTAAGATSYLPVAQTKNLPRLIEQLKQENVWVYGAAGEAAEDVRRVDFSGKVALVIGAEGEGMRRLVREKCDALVSIPVRGRVQSLNASVAAGILLFEATRRRDQ; this is encoded by the coding sequence ATGTTGCTGTACGGTCGGAATCCGGTATTAGAGGCGCTTCAGGACGGTCGTGTGTCCGAGGTACTGGTGGCGCGCGGGGTGGAGGAAGCGTTCGTGGCGCAGCTCAAGGCGTCCGGGGTGAAACTGCGCTTCGCGCCGCGCATTGAGCTGGATCAGCTGGCGGGCACCACGCAGCATCAGGGTGTGATGGCCGAGGTCGAGGACATGGCCTGGGCGGAGGTGGACGACATCCTGGCGCTGGCCGAGCAGCGCGGCGAGGATCTGCTGATCGTGCTGCTGGACGGCATCACGGACCCCCGGAATTTTGGGGCGATCATCCGCAGCGCGGAGGTGCTGGGCGCGCACGGCGTGGTCGTAGAGGAACGCCGCAGCGCGCCGCTGTCGCCGGTCGTGGCGAAAACGGCAGCCGGGGCGACGAGTTACCTGCCAGTAGCGCAGACGAAGAACCTGCCGCGCCTGATCGAGCAGCTCAAGCAGGAGAACGTGTGGGTGTACGGAGCGGCGGGCGAGGCGGCCGAGGACGTGCGCCGCGTGGATTTCAGCGGGAAGGTGGCGCTGGTGATCGGTGCGGAGGGCGAGGGCATGCGCCGGCTGGTGCGTGAGAAGTGCGACGCGCTGGTCAGCATTCCGGTACGCGGGCGGGTACAGAGCCTGAACGCATCGGTCGCGGCGGGCATCCTGCTGTTCGAGGCGACGCGCCGGCGGGATCAGTGA
- the purK gene encoding 5-(carboxyamino)imidazole ribonucleotide synthase, whose protein sequence is MTPLGGERTLGILGGGQLAQMLALAAIPLGVRVTVLEPDPQAPARLCARHLCAPYTDPAGLAQLAACDAVTLEFENVPVEALDALRGRVPVRPGADLLARSKHRAREKQALQRAGAVTAPFEAIESAEDLNGALGRVGGRGILKTSELGYDGKGQARVNTDAELRAAWDALGCVPCVLEGFVAFEREVSLGVARSAGGQVAFGPLVENVHKGGILRTSVFPAHVPHGTQAAARDMARAVADAWDLEGLMTLEFFVLPGGQLLVNEVAPRVHNSGHLTQDGGGLSQFEAQVRAVLDLPLSDWAPLLPCAMVNVVGAAGPEGQPLMPDWAATDALSGTRVHLYHKDWRAGRKLGHVNLVAPDPETLRERLASLEPLIP, encoded by the coding sequence ATGACCCCGCTGGGAGGCGAACGGACGCTGGGCATCCTGGGCGGCGGGCAGCTGGCGCAGATGCTGGCGCTGGCGGCCATTCCGCTGGGCGTGCGCGTGACAGTGCTGGAACCCGACCCGCAGGCCCCGGCGCGGCTGTGCGCCCGGCACCTGTGCGCGCCGTACACCGACCCGGCCGGGCTGGCGCAGCTGGCTGCGTGTGACGCTGTGACCCTGGAATTCGAGAACGTGCCGGTCGAGGCGCTGGACGCCCTGCGCGGCCGGGTGCCGGTGCGGCCCGGCGCGGACCTGCTGGCCCGCAGCAAGCACCGCGCCCGCGAGAAACAGGCCCTGCAACGCGCCGGGGCCGTCACCGCGCCCTTTGAGGCCATCGAATCCGCGGAGGACCTGAACGGCGCGCTCGGCCGCGTGGGCGGGCGCGGCATCCTGAAGACCAGCGAACTCGGGTACGACGGCAAGGGGCAGGCCCGCGTGAACACGGACGCCGAGCTGCGCGCCGCCTGGGACGCCCTGGGCTGCGTGCCGTGCGTGCTGGAAGGTTTCGTGGCCTTCGAGCGCGAGGTCAGCCTGGGCGTGGCCCGCAGCGCGGGCGGTCAGGTGGCGTTCGGGCCGCTCGTCGAGAACGTGCACAAGGGCGGCATTCTGCGCACCAGCGTGTTCCCCGCGCATGTCCCGCACGGCACGCAGGCCGCCGCCCGGGACATGGCGCGCGCCGTCGCGGACGCCTGGGATCTGGAGGGCCTGATGACCCTGGAGTTCTTCGTGCTGCCCGGCGGCCAGTTGCTGGTGAACGAGGTCGCGCCGCGCGTGCACAACAGCGGCCACCTCACGCAGGACGGCGGCGGCCTCAGCCAGTTCGAGGCACAGGTGCGCGCCGTGCTGGACCTCCCGCTGAGCGACTGGGCGCCGCTGCTGCCCTGCGCGATGGTGAACGTGGTCGGGGCCGCCGGCCCGGAAGGCCAGCCGCTGATGCCCGACTGGGCCGCCACCGATGCCCTGAGCGGCACGCGCGTGCACCTGTACCACAAGGACTGGCGGGCGGGGCGCAAACTCGGCCACGTCAACCTCGTCGCGCCGGACCCGGAGACTCTGCGGGAGCGGCTGGCGAGCCTGGAACCCCTGATTCCCTAA
- a CDS encoding nuclear transport factor 2 family protein, with protein MTNDQQTTTQAFMAALQAAESSGDVSGLLALHAPDVTLRNLTQQTWEGEAGARAFWETYLGNFEEIRSEFTHSHEAGGLGVMEWTASGRLRGGHPVEYRGVSLIELAGGKVSAFRTYYDSAAFVVAPA; from the coding sequence ATGACGAACGATCAGCAGACGACCACACAGGCTTTCATGGCAGCGTTGCAGGCGGCGGAATCGTCGGGGGACGTGTCTGGTCTGCTGGCGCTGCACGCGCCGGACGTGACCCTGCGCAACCTGACGCAGCAGACCTGGGAGGGTGAGGCGGGCGCGCGGGCCTTCTGGGAGACGTACCTGGGGAACTTCGAGGAGATCCGCAGCGAGTTCACGCACAGCCACGAGGCAGGCGGGCTGGGGGTCATGGAGTGGACGGCGTCCGGACGGCTCCGGGGCGGGCATCCGGTGGAGTACCGGGGGGTCAGCCTGATCGAACTTGCTGGCGGGAAGGTTTCGGCGTTCCGCACGTACTACGACAGCGCAGCGTTCGTGGTGGCACCGGCCTGA
- a CDS encoding glutamate ligase domain-containing protein, protein MNAEHDPARPSPLHPDYDWLYSRTRAGRARGPHGAAALLAQLGDPQQAFQSVRVIGTNGKGSTCAMLEAGLLASGVPVGRFTSPHLTHFEERVRVNGVNLPPARTDAFIRWAQASVPDAAFFDLTLALACQEFARAGVQVAVMEAGVGGRSDATQALTRVAATIITNVDLDHVGVLGSTVEAIAADKAGAAQPGVPLLTTATGAALTVIAAAAAQAGAPLLTPDTHPDLFTLPRPPRLEGPHQHRNAALAAATLRTLGYGPGVDAALNATHPARLERFQVDGRTVLIDGAHNPHATRALAAALHGTPVHTLLFGNLARKDTGATLAPLLPLTPQRVFTAPGDLATPPQELAATHGGEAVPDMTRALAHALALTPPGGTLLITGSLYLAGHARTQLPGADH, encoded by the coding sequence GTGAACGCCGAGCACGACCCCGCCCGCCCCTCCCCTCTCCACCCGGACTACGACTGGCTGTACTCGCGCACGCGCGCAGGCCGGGCGCGCGGACCGCACGGCGCGGCGGCCCTGCTCGCGCAGTTGGGCGACCCACAGCAGGCTTTTCAGAGCGTGCGGGTGATCGGCACGAACGGCAAGGGCAGTACCTGCGCCATGCTGGAGGCGGGCCTGCTGGCCTCGGGCGTACCGGTGGGCCGCTTTACCAGTCCGCACCTGACGCACTTCGAGGAGCGCGTGCGCGTGAACGGCGTGAACCTCCCGCCAGCCCGCACCGACGCGTTCATCCGGTGGGCGCAGGCCAGCGTACCGGACGCCGCGTTCTTCGACCTGACCCTGGCCCTGGCCTGCCAGGAGTTCGCGCGGGCCGGCGTGCAGGTCGCCGTGATGGAAGCCGGCGTGGGCGGCCGCAGCGACGCCACGCAGGCCCTGACGCGCGTGGCAGCGACCATCATCACGAACGTGGACCTGGATCACGTGGGCGTGCTGGGCAGCACCGTGGAAGCCATCGCCGCCGACAAGGCCGGGGCCGCCCAGCCCGGCGTGCCCCTGCTGACCACCGCGACCGGCGCGGCCCTGACCGTGATCGCTGCTGCCGCCGCGCAGGCCGGGGCTCCCCTGCTGACCCCCGACACCCACCCGGACCTGTTCACGCTGCCGCGCCCGCCCCGGCTGGAGGGACCGCACCAGCACCGCAACGCCGCGCTGGCCGCCGCCACCCTGCGCACCCTCGGGTACGGGCCGGGCGTGGACGCCGCCCTGAACGCCACGCACCCCGCCCGCCTGGAACGCTTTCAGGTGGACGGCCGCACGGTCCTGATCGACGGCGCGCACAATCCCCACGCCACCCGCGCCCTGGCCGCCGCCCTGCACGGCACGCCCGTTCACACGCTGCTGTTCGGGAATCTGGCCCGCAAGGATACTGGCGCCACCCTCGCCCCGCTGCTGCCGCTGACCCCGCAGCGGGTGTTCACCGCGCCCGGCGACCTCGCCACGCCCCCCCAGGAACTCGCCGCCACGCACGGCGGAGAGGCCGTCCCCGACATGACCCGCGCCCTGGCCCACGCCCTGGCCCTCACCCCGCCCGGCGGCACCCTGCTGATCACGGGCAGCCTGTACCTCGCCGGGCACGCCCGCACGCAGCTTCCCGGCGCGGACCACTGA
- a CDS encoding GNAT family N-acetyltransferase — translation MVTAESLNAVPAELRTDRLLLRRPDPADARALVGAVNVSLPELQRWMHWAQHPMTEEASRENLRSAAGKFDTRENLRYHVWNASGTELIGSSGYHALNWLIPRGEIGYWIATPHTGRGYAREVAQALTDLALNTLRLRRLEIRCDPQNERSARIPAALGYTLDAHLVNDDVDPRDHTRLRDTLIFSKVQ, via the coding sequence ATGGTGACTGCCGAATCCCTGAACGCCGTTCCCGCCGAACTGCGCACCGACCGCCTGCTGCTGCGCCGCCCCGACCCGGCCGACGCCCGCGCGCTGGTGGGGGCCGTGAATGTCTCGCTGCCCGAATTGCAGCGCTGGATGCACTGGGCGCAGCACCCCATGACCGAGGAAGCCTCCCGCGAGAACCTGCGCTCCGCCGCCGGGAAGTTCGACACGCGCGAGAACCTGCGCTACCACGTCTGGAACGCCAGCGGCACCGAACTGATCGGCAGCAGCGGCTACCACGCCCTGAACTGGCTGATCCCCCGGGGCGAGATCGGGTACTGGATCGCCACGCCGCACACCGGGCGCGGCTACGCCCGCGAGGTCGCGCAGGCCCTGACGGACCTCGCCCTGAACACCCTGCGCCTGCGCCGCCTGGAAATCCGCTGCGACCCGCAGAACGAACGCAGCGCCCGCATTCCCGCCGCGCTGGGGTACACCCTCGACGCTCACCTCGTGAACGACGACGTGGATCCCCGCGACCACACGCGCCTGCGTGACACGCTGATCTTCTCGAAAGTGCAGTAA